Proteins from one Nicotiana tabacum cultivar K326 chromosome 23, ASM71507v2, whole genome shotgun sequence genomic window:
- the LOC107827366 gene encoding calcium-dependent protein kinase 1 produces MGNTCVGPSISKNGIFQSVSAAMWRTRVPDDSGSTTNDDSARGETAESGKDPDLVVQSKPPEQITMPKSEQKEEELAKKEEGPEKPKKPVQMKRVGSAGLRIDSVLQKKTGSLKEFFSIGKKLGQGQFGTTFKCVEKATGKEYACKSIAKRKLLTDDDVEDVRREIQIMHHLAGHPNVISIKGAYEDAVAVHVVMEYCAGGELFDRIIQRGHYTERKAAELTRTIVGVLEACHSLGVMHRDLKPENFLFVNQKEDSLLKTIDFGLSIFFKPGDRFNDVVGSPYYVAPEVLKKRYGPEADVWSAGVIVYILLSGVPPFWAENEQGIFEEVLHGDLDFSSDPWPSISEDAKDLVRRMLVRDPKKRLTAHEVLCHRWVQVDGVAPDKPLDSAVLSRMKQFSAMNKLKKMALRVIAESLSEEEIAGLKEMFRMIDTDNSGQITFEELKVGLKRVGANLKESEIYDLMQAADVDNSGTIDYGEFIAATLHFNKIEREDHLFAAFSYFDKDGSGYITADELQQACEEFGIGDVHLEDMIRDADQDNDGRIDYNEFVAMMQKGNPVIGGGKKGLEHSFSTGFREALRL; encoded by the exons ATGGGGAACACTTGTGTTGGACCAAGTATTTCTAAAAATGGTATCTTTCAGTCAGTTTCAGCTGCAATGTGGCGAACTCGGGTGCCAGATGATTCTGGTTCCACCACTAATGATGATAGTGCCAGAGGTGAAACAGCAGAATCTGGAAAGGACCCTGATTTGGTTGTCCAAAGTAAGCCACCAGAACAGATAACAATGCCCAAGTCTGAGCAGAAGGAAGAGGAACTGGCGAAAAAGGAAGAGGGACCGGAAAAGCCTAAGAAGCCGGTACAGATGAAGAGGGTAGGTAGTGCAGGCCTTAGGATTGATTCTGTATTACAGAAGAAAACTGGCAGCTTAAAGGAGTTTTTCAGTATAGGAAAGAAATTAGGACAAGGACAATTCGGAACTACGTTTAAATGTGTCGAAAAGGCAACAGGGAAGGAGTACGCATGCAAATCGATTGCTAAGAGGAAATTGTTGACAGATGATGATGTGGAAGATGTTAGAAGGGAAATTCAGATAATGCACCACTTGGCGGGGCATCCAAATGTTATATCGATAAAAGGGGCTTATGAGGATGCTGTCGCTGTTCATGTCGTTATGGAATATTGTGCTGGAGGTGAGCTTTTCGATAGGATTATTCAGCGCGGGCACTATACAGAAAGAAAAGCAGCTGAGCTCACCAGGACTATTGTTGGAGTTCTAGAAGCTTGTCATTCTCTGGGCGTCATGCATCGTGATCTTAAGCCtgaaaattttctttttgttAATCAGAAGGAGGATTCACTACTCAAAACAATTGACTTTGGATTGTCAATTTTCTTCAAACCAG GTGACAGATTTAATGATGTTGTTGGCAGTCCTTACTATGTTGCACCAGAAGTTCTCAAAAAACGCTATGGTCCCGAAGCTGATGTTTGGAGTGCTGGTGTGATTGTGTACATTTTATTAAGTGGAGTACCTCCTTTCTGGGCTG AAAATGAACAAGGAATATTCGAAGAAGTCCTACATGGTGATCTCGACTTCTCATCAGATCCATGGCCTAGTATTTCAGAAGATGCAAAAGACTTAGTCAGGAGAATGCTTGTTCGAGATCCCAAAAAACGTTTAACTGCTCATGAAGTCTTGT GCCATCGTTGGGTTCAAGTTGATGGTGTGGCTCCAGATAAGCCTCTGGATTCTGCAGTTCTGAGTCGAATGAAACAATTTTCTGCAATGAACAAGCTCAAGAAAATGGCTTTGAGA GTCATCGCCGAAAGCCTATCTGAAGAAGAAATTGCTGGTCTGAAAGAAATGTTCAGGATGATAGATACAGACAATAGTGGTCAAATAACCTTTGAGGAGCTCAAAGTTGGATTAAAAAGAGTTGGCGCTAATCTCAAGGAGTCCGAGATCTATGATCTTATGCAGGCA GCAGATGTTGATAACAGCGGCACAATTGATTATGGGGAATTTATAGCGGCAACATTACATTTTAACAAAATTGAAAGAGAAGATCATCTATTTGCTGCTTTCTCTTACTTTGATAAAGATGGCAGTGGCTACATTACTGCAGACGAGCTTCAACAAGCTTGTGAGGAATTTGGCATTGGGGACGTCCATCTGGAAGATATGATAAGAGATGCCGATCAGGACAAT GATGGACGAATTGATTACAATGAGTTCGTTGCTATGATGCAAAAGGGAAATCCAGTGATTGGCGGTGGCAAGAAAGGTCTAGAACACAGTTTCAGCACCGGATTTAGAGAGGCTCTAAGACTTTAG